A segment of the Bacillota bacterium genome:
AAACCGTGAAGTATTCTGGTTCAACTGTTGGAGGTGGGACATACTGAACATTTTCACTGCTTTCTCTATTATCCCTGGTAAAAGTAAATGGTGAAGATGGGGTACTAGAAATTGCCGAGATCATCTGATTGACCAGCTCAATATTGGCCGGAGAACCTTCGGCAATCAGGTAGCGCACCTGATTGTCATAGTCTGCAGCAAAATCACGGGTTATTTTCATCATAATATCGTAAGGTTTGATTATTGGGTTTTCCCAATCCATGTAAATATATGGGATAGGATCGGGATGATCCCAGGTTACCCAACCCATATCAGTCCGGCCATCCCTGAAACCATCAAGTAAAATACTTAATAAATCTATCAGTGCTTCAAGTTCTTCTTCTGCCCTTGAACCTGTTGCAATAGCAACGGGCATCCTGATTTTCCGGGCTCCGCCTTCGGCAAAGGCTGCATTATCCATGATATCGAGTGCATTGATCAACTCACGTGCTTTACACAAGGCCATAGGCGTCCCCTGCATCCAGATGGAATGCTGGTTTGAGTCCACAGTTAAACTCTGCACTGAAACTCCAAGATCTGAGAGATATCCTTCCATCGCCGAAGCGGATACATAAAATAAATTAAATTTAGTCAGAAGCATCCGGGTGGCAAAATCGCTGTAAAGCCTGCTCTGCTGACCTACAATATAATTTTTGCCTACGGTTAAATAATCCAGACCTTCTTTTTGTAGAATAAGCTGGAATGTTGTTATCGGTGAGAGGTTTCGCGTTTTGATCGTGATAGTCCTTGGCTCTTCGAGGTAAATTATGTTGACATCAAGTTTGTAGGCGAGCAATGAGAGCACATCTAAGAGGTTTGCATCACGTATATCAAGTGATATAGTTGACGAACTGGAATGAGCTGGGCGAGGTGCTTTAATGCTTTCAGATACATCTGCCCAAAGTTGATCTGATAAAACAGCTGAATCACCATCTGATGCATCTAAGGAAGCGTTAAAAGCATTGTTATTCGTTCCGGCAAGCTGCGGATTATCTTGAATGGGCAGTACGGCATCTTCAAGAAACGCGGGCTCGGCTAAAGAACAGTTTATTGTAATCGCCGCTGCCAGCAGCAGCCCGAGGGCGGCAAAGAGTATATACCGGTTAACTGTATATTGGGATGCCTTATTTCTTTTACTTCTCATGATGCATCCTCCTCATCTTCAACAGTTGGTTCGTAGAGGCCACTTATGCTTCTAGTTTCCGGAGGCTGTCCCAGATAAAGCGCCACTTCCTGACTGTGTGCTCTCAGAATTACCGAATTTCCGGTTATCTCGTTAACTGCCCATAGATCGTCAACATAATCACCGACAGAGACTATGTAGGAAGTACCGCCTGATTCGATAATGGCCATCGCTCCACCACGGCCCCCTAATGCCGTACCGGTCAACTTCATCGGGTCAGCAAAGGGATCGCTTATTGGTACAGCCGGTTTCCAGGCTGAGTTTTCGTCGCTGTAAGTATCATTGCTGCGGATCTGCTGGGGGAGGACTTCTGCGATATCGGCAACCTCAGGCAGTGCTGACTGTTGACTGTTATCTTCAGGAGAAGCTGCTGCTTTATCACGAAGTAGAATAAGGCTGTATACTCCACCCACTATGAGAAGAAATAAAAGAATACCTATTAAAAGATAAATAGGTTGTTGCTTAAACTTTTCGAGTATATGGGGAAAATTAAAATTCAAAACTCTTTCTCGTTCTCCCTGTTTCATGCAATGACACCTCTCTATCTTTAAACTGCTATCATTGACTGATGGATATATGTTAAACCTTTTACATATAGGCTATAATTTCCCACATTATATAACTTATGCAAGTGTTTTGTCAAATATATCTAAATATTACTACTAGTATCAGACAATTATCCCCTCCTTTTAAACCTAAAGTCAACTGATCAAGGGATATTTTAGCTTCTTTTAAATTAATTTTCTTTCACTGATATGTAAATTCCTGCTAACATAAACAAATTTCTTAATAAATTCCATCTACTTATTAAATTTCTATTTCGTTACCAACTAAATTACTAAATTCTGCCAGGTTAATAATTATATGCTAATTTTTAGTTTCTTTTACAGTATAAAGTAATTAATCCCTGATAGACTTTAAATACTTGATGGTAGTTCCACCTTCGCCATTAAGTTTTATCATAGATTCATTTGGTCCGTAAGCCCTGTATAGCTCAAGATTAAGCGCCTGTACCCTGGTCATTAATAAATATAGCCCATCAACTTCTTCAACATTGATATTATCCAGATCCTCGACTGCAATAATCGAGTCCATATCAACATCAGCGCCAGTTAAAAAGATTACCACATCATCCGGTACATTACTGGTGAAATATATGCTATAAAGCATGTCGTCTGCTAAACTATCAGCCATAATCCTCTCATTTTCGTTTTGATCACGATAAATGATCGAATTATCTTCTGAAAGATAAAAATACCAATATCCATTAACCATTTCTGCTTCATCAGGATTGATCTCAATCTCTTTGGCAAACCGGAGTTCTGAAGTGATAAAATCCGAAGTTATTCTCGCTGCCTGTTGAGCAATCGCCCGGCGTTCTCCGATATTAAAAGCTTGAGTGCCAAAGTTAAAAAACATATATCCAAGTGCCAGCACAACTCCCAGTAGAGCAAGAGCAATTAATAACTCTACCAGCATAAAACCATTTTGATTATTGCTTGCTACTCTTTTAACCATTTTGGCGCAACTCCTGAAATATTACTGGTAATGCCATGTCCGGTTAATAAATACCACTTCGAAATGTCACTTCCTGTACCTCTTATGATAGTCCCGTTATCGCCGACAATAATAAAGTGAATGGTCGTGTCTACAACCTCATTTTCACCCTCGCCTGTCGTTGTTGTTACATACCCGTAGTCAATGGCTCTTAAATTTGCTGTGATCGGGCTCTCAGAATTAGTGTCAGGATTGATGGGGGTATGGGATTCCCAAGTTTGCCCATCATCAATTGAAGTAATAATAGTTCCTCCATTCCCCACAGCAATTAATATATTATTAATACCTAAAGTTTCATCCGATTCCGATACTGAAATTACATCATTCAACTGCTGATTAAGATTACTCTCAACTATTGTTACATAGTCCCAATCATTCAATGAACTATTATAAATAACAGCATCCCCTGATTTTTCTCCTACAGCAATCCAATCTGAACCATGATATGCAGCGCCGTGAAGATTCACCCCAGTAGGGTCTGCAATATCTTCTGTTACCCAGTCAATACCGTTTGAAGAGCTGAAAAATGCTCCATCAGTCCCAACTGTAATGAATTCATTTGCATTGTTATCCCATTCTACGGCTTTTAAGCTCAGGCCGTCAGCTGTAATAACCACTTCACTGCTCCAATCAGTTGCATTTGTAGAGGTAACAATAAAGCCGTCATCACCAACCGCAACAAGTCTACCTCCACCATAAACAACCGAGTTCAAATTCCCATATCCGGATGTTCCGGATATAAACCTTGGAGCTTCACGTTCTCTCCAAATCCCAATTTTACCACTGCTGCTGGATCCGATAAACACGTATTCAAATCCGGTCCAGGTGGCACCTCTGAGTTCACCTGCACCGGTCATTTTATTTCTGAATTTCCATGTTTCAATAATATCGCTTGAAATTAATAGATCCTGTCCAGAACTCACTGCAAGAGCTTCTGGTAAGTCAACATACAATCGAGTACTTATTGTATATGTTATCGTTGTTTCCGCTGATTCTTCATCCCAGGCCAAGCTAATAATATGAGGAGTATCATTTGTTTTGAGTCCTGGAGGTAATTGAAACGAAAAATCAGCACCACTTTCCCCAATCAGAATGTTGTCTTCGGCTAATATTTTAGTTACAAAAAAATTATTTTTATCATATATATAGATGCCATCTATTTCGGATATTGCAATACCTTCTAAATCGTCTTTCCCATGGATTGTAATCAATATATCCATACCATTTGCGTCTAAATTGCTCCGATACCCCTCAACTATAAGCGATGGTTCAATCTGCATCCAGGGTATATATGGAACAAAACCGCTTAACCATGCGCTGGCCTCTTTAACTGATTTTTCAACATCTGCATAATCACCTTTTACTGAAATAGTTGTGGAATTTCCTTCATCGTCTTCAAAAATAAATTCTAATGCTTCACCTGCCCATAATATCAGCGGATCTTTCTCAGCAATTGCTACTTCTATTTCAGATTGACTTTCATACAAAGCCTCACTTTTGTCACCGGCATATTGGATACGTTCTATACTTCCTACCAGCAAGGGCGTAAAAGCAAAAACTATCATTGTTAAGATAACAATGGCAATTAGTATCTCAACCAGGGTAAATCCATATTCAGCTTTACAGGCAGCTTTAACTTGATTGAAAATCTTTTTTCGAAATAACTGACCCATATAATTAACCCTCCAGAAGGAGATTATCTTACCCAGTGAACCATCAGGTATCCGCCATATAATGATCCGATATCATCCCATTTATATTTCTCGTTAAATTCCGACTTACTGGAGCCAATGGCACTGTCGTTATTACCAGTTACATGATTGACAATCATCGAACCTTCAAATATTGCGTTACCGTTTGATATAAAAAATGCCTCAGGACCGTAAACCAGTCCTTCAAAATATGCATCTTTGGCCTGCATAACCAATTTCGCTCCCTGATCTAGCAGAATCATGATCATCCCGTCTTCAGAAATCTGGACATCGCCCATCTTCGTCTGTATATTCGCAGTATTACGAACATAAATTCTCGCCGTGCCGCCTCCAATAACCCGAATTTTTTTAATATTGATCTCACTGACAATCAAATTGACATCTCCATTTGAAGTATTAAAAATAAGGCCGTCACTATTCTGACCCATTTCAAAAGTATGAGCTTCAACGCTTACAATCTCCGAAGCTGAACCTTTAATCTCCAGTTGAGCATCTTTATTATTTAAAATCTCAATTTTTTGATAGGCATAAGCGGGGGTTGCCGTGATCGGGGTTTCAGTGCTACCTACATCTATAGTCAGGGTCCCGCCATCATATGATTCGGGTAGATCTGGAAATTCCGGAGGTGGAAAGTTGATAATTACATTTTCCCTGATAGTACCCCTTGTTCCATCTACATTGGGATGACCAGCCGGCAGCGGATAATCCTCACCCTGCCAGGTTACAGTGCTCCCGGAAACGATATCACCGTTAACTGTTACATTGTTTTGGAAATTAACTCCACCGGCTGAATAGATAACACCGTCAAAACGTTCTTCAGCTTCCAAAACGATACTTACACTGTGACTTACTCCTTCAACGGTACCAATACCGGTTACTTCAATAATATTTCGATCCAATCGCTCAACATTTACAACTATATCACCAACATTTTTTTCGTTTACGTCAAAGCCAAGTTCGTCTGATGTTAATGTTTCTCCTATTTCGATCATTGTAATAATTTCCGGATTAATCATAATATGCCGGGCTATAGATTCTGCACCAGCTCTGGCAAGATAATATGCCCTGGTTCGCTGTTCGTCTCGAACCGACTGGTTTAATTCACTCATACTATAGTGCCATAAAGCCGCCCCTAATAAACCAAGAACTAACAGAATTATCAATACCAGCGGCATTGCTATTCCCTGTTCATTTATAAATAATCTCATTTTCTTAACCACCTTCGAACCCAGCATAGTTTGCCGTTCGTGAAAATATGTTTAAATACAAAAATGATCTCCCAATACCTGAGAGACCGACGTTTATGTATTGATTCTACCTGCTTCGGCAGCCAGGCTGCGTCAGCTTTTGACTGAGCGTCCCCGGCTTTGCGCCCCTGCCAAACGCAGAGTTGCCTTTGTCGGTCAGGTAAACTATTCAATCTGGTAATTAATTCTATATTAAATTAGATCTTATGTCAATACCCACATTTATATAATTTTTACTAATTTTATTTTTCTATACTTTTATACCTTGTACTTCCAAGAACAAGATTTTCAAAACAGCGCATCAGTTTCGTCCAGATGAATTCTTTCTCGGAAATGGGCGTTACATGAATGGTGTACAAGCCAAGACGATTGCCGCCAAGGACATCTGTAAAGATCTGGTCGCCAACAACAGCTACCTCTCCAGGTTTGAGGGCCATATCTTCAATCGCCCGGCGGAAAGCCTTTCGCCGCGGCTTCACCGCATACCAGATAGCCGGAATATCGAGTTCTTTAGCCAGCTGTGCCCCCCTGTCTCTGCTGTTATTTGATACGATATAGAGCCTGAAGCCTCTTTTTTTTAAATTAATAAACCACTCAGCAAGTTTAGGGTAAACCGA
Coding sequences within it:
- a CDS encoding prepilin-type N-terminal cleavage/methylation domain-containing protein — encoded protein: MVKRVASNNQNGFMLVELLIALALLGVVLALGYMFFNFGTQAFNIGERRAIAQQAARITSDFITSELRFAKEIEINPDEAEMVNGYWYFYLSEDNSIIYRDQNENERIMADSLADDMLYSIYFTSNVPDDVVIFLTGADVDMDSIIAVEDLDNINVEEVDGLYLLMTRVQALNLELYRAYGPNESMIKLNGEGGTTIKYLKSIRD
- a CDS encoding type II secretion system protein encodes the protein MGQLFRKKIFNQVKAACKAEYGFTLVEILIAIVILTMIVFAFTPLLVGSIERIQYAGDKSEALYESQSEIEVAIAEKDPLILWAGEALEFIFEDDEGNSTTISVKGDYADVEKSVKEASAWLSGFVPYIPWMQIEPSLIVEGYRSNLDANGMDILITIHGKDDLEGIAISEIDGIYIYDKNNFFVTKILAEDNILIGESGADFSFQLPPGLKTNDTPHIISLAWDEESAETTITYTISTRLYVDLPEALAVSSGQDLLISSDIIETWKFRNKMTGAGELRGATWTGFEYVFIGSSSSGKIGIWREREAPRFISGTSGYGNLNSVVYGGGRLVAVGDDGFIVTSTNATDWSSEVVITADGLSLKAVEWDNNANEFITVGTDGAFFSSSNGIDWVTEDIADPTGVNLHGAAYHGSDWIAVGEKSGDAVIYNSSLNDWDYVTIVESNLNQQLNDVISVSESDETLGINNILIAVGNGGTIITSIDDGQTWESHTPINPDTNSESPITANLRAIDYGYVTTTTGEGENEVVDTTIHFIIVGDNGTIIRGTGSDISKWYLLTGHGITSNISGVAPKWLKE
- a CDS encoding YqeG family HAD IIIA-type phosphatase is translated as MRELLVPNQHLDNIFEIDIDHLKSLGIKGIITDMDNTLVPWSDRSVYPKLAEWFINLKKRGFRLYIVSNNSRDRGAQLAKELDIPAIWYAVKPRRKAFRRAIEDMALKPGEVAVVGDQIFTDVLGGNRLGLYTIHVTPISEKEFIWTKLMRCFENLVLGSTRYKSIEK